A single region of the Undibacterium piscinae genome encodes:
- a CDS encoding ABC transporter permease translates to MARLKLEVRPQPSQWWSYGSPLLALLCTVVIGVILFSLLGKDPVRGLQVFFWEPIRNAYAIGELVVKATPLLLIALGLAVCFRSNVWNIGAEGQYILGAIAASGVALLADQHTGGWIVPGLLLAGVLGGMAWAGLTALLRDRYNANEILVSLMLVYVAVQVLSYLVFGPWKDPHGYNFPQTKSFELATRIPRLFEGSRVSIGVVFALLGAAGVWIFLFRTRAGFALQVGGLAPAASRYAGFSSRRALWTALLISGGMAGLAGALEVAGPIGQLTPYVPAGYGFAAIIVAYVGRLHPVGMVFSALLMSMFYIGGELAQSRLGLPKSLTGVFQGLLLFSLLACDTLVNYRLRWVHTATKPLAQGATQ, encoded by the coding sequence ATGGCGCGGCTTAAGCTAGAAGTACGTCCCCAGCCCTCGCAGTGGTGGAGTTACGGTTCGCCATTGCTGGCGCTGTTGTGCACGGTGGTAATTGGTGTGATTCTGTTTTCGCTTCTGGGCAAAGACCCTGTGCGCGGTTTGCAGGTGTTCTTCTGGGAACCGATACGCAATGCGTATGCGATAGGTGAGCTGGTGGTCAAAGCCACTCCGCTGCTGCTGATTGCGCTCGGTCTGGCGGTATGCTTTCGCTCCAACGTATGGAATATCGGCGCCGAAGGGCAATACATCCTCGGCGCCATCGCCGCCAGCGGTGTGGCCCTGCTGGCCGACCAGCATACCGGTGGCTGGATCGTGCCGGGTTTGCTACTGGCCGGGGTATTGGGTGGTATGGCCTGGGCCGGATTAACCGCGTTACTGCGCGACCGCTACAACGCCAATGAAATTCTGGTCAGCCTGATGCTGGTCTATGTGGCGGTACAGGTACTGAGCTACCTGGTGTTTGGACCATGGAAAGACCCGCATGGTTACAATTTTCCGCAGACCAAAAGTTTCGAGCTGGCGACCCGCATCCCGCGTCTGTTTGAGGGCTCACGGGTCAGCATAGGTGTGGTATTTGCCCTGCTGGGGGCGGCCGGGGTCTGGATATTTCTGTTTCGTACCCGCGCTGGTTTTGCATTGCAGGTGGGTGGATTGGCGCCCGCCGCATCGCGCTATGCAGGTTTTTCCTCGCGCCGCGCGCTGTGGACCGCCCTGCTGATCTCGGGTGGCATGGCCGGTCTGGCCGGTGCGCTCGAAGTGGCAGGTCCGATCGGACAGCTCACGCCCTATGTGCCGGCCGGATATGGCTTTGCCGCTATCATTGTGGCCTATGTGGGGCGTCTGCATCCTGTCGGCATGGTGTTCTCCGCATTATTGATGAGCATGTTCTATATCGGTGGTGAACTGGCGCAGTCCCGCCTTGGGCTACCCAAATCGCTAACCGGCGTGTTTCAGGGCTTACTACTGTTTAGCTTGCTGGCATGTGACACGCTGGTCAATTACCGTTTGCGGTGGGTACACACCGCTACCAAGCCCTTAGCGCAAGGAGCAACACAATAA
- a CDS encoding ABC transporter permease gives MESYALLIAATLNAGTVLAIASLGLLINEKAGIINLGAEGMMLCAAIAGFATVVHSGSDTMGFLAGIGAGALMAAIFGVLVIWLNTNQYATGLALSLFGAGFSAFAGIAYVQEKMPERPSFAIPFLSDIPLLGSALFRQHPLVYLTVLFALALIWFLYRTRAGLILRSVGESPESAHALGYPVRWIRLAAVTLGGALCGLAGAYISIVYTPLWVEGIVSGKGWIALALTTFATWRPARILLGAYLFGGVTMLQFHLQSIGVEIPSQFLSMLPYVATIVVLALISRNPRWIRINMPAAIGKPFYPGS, from the coding sequence ATGGAATCTTACGCACTCTTAATTGCGGCCACACTCAATGCCGGCACCGTGCTGGCGATTGCCTCGCTGGGTCTGCTAATCAATGAGAAGGCTGGCATCATCAACCTGGGCGCGGAAGGAATGATGCTGTGCGCCGCGATTGCCGGATTTGCCACCGTGGTGCATAGCGGCAGCGACACCATGGGCTTTCTGGCTGGCATAGGTGCAGGTGCGCTGATGGCGGCCATTTTTGGTGTGCTGGTGATCTGGCTCAACACCAATCAGTACGCAACGGGCTTGGCACTGAGCTTATTTGGCGCCGGCTTTTCAGCCTTCGCCGGGATTGCCTATGTGCAGGAAAAAATGCCGGAGCGGCCTAGTTTTGCCATTCCCTTCCTGTCCGACATTCCGCTGCTGGGTTCGGCGCTGTTTCGCCAACACCCTTTGGTTTACCTGACCGTGCTGTTTGCGCTGGCCCTGATTTGGTTTTTGTACCGCACCCGCGCCGGCCTGATTTTGCGCAGCGTGGGAGAGAGCCCTGAATCGGCGCATGCTTTGGGCTACCCGGTACGTTGGATACGCCTGGCTGCTGTCACGCTAGGCGGTGCACTGTGCGGCTTGGCCGGAGCCTATATTTCCATCGTCTACACACCGCTGTGGGTCGAGGGTATCGTTTCCGGCAAGGGTTGGATTGCGCTGGCGCTGACCACCTTTGCCACCTGGCGTCCGGCACGCATATTGCTTGGTGCTTATCTGTTTGGTGGCGTCACCATGCTGCAATTTCATTTACAAAGCATAGGGGTAGAGATACCTAGCCAATTTTTGAGTATGCTGCCCTACGTGGCAACCATCGTGGTGCTGGCTCTGATCTCACGCAACCCGCGCTGGATTCGGATTAATATGCCTGCTGCGATTGGAAAACCGTTTTACCCAGGCTCTTAG
- a CDS encoding BMP family ABC transporter substrate-binding protein, which yields MTDLQKRALLKIAALTAVASAALVGCGKKEEPVAAPVTAPVAAAPATNTEPLKIAFAYVGPVGDGGWSFAHDNGRKALEKEFGNKITTSFVESVPESADAERVIRDMVGQGNKLIFGTTFGYMEPMLKVAADSKDVNFQHATGYKTAANMSTYDSRTYEGAYMAGVIAGKMSKTGTLGVVASVPIPEVIRNINSFTLGAQSSNPKIKTKVVWVNEWFNPPKETEAATSLINGGADVLFQNTDSPAVLKTAQDKGARAFGWDSDMTAYGPKAHLASAIINWGPYYIKATKDALEGKTASTQSWWGVKEGAIDIVSIAEDVPAETKAKVEEIKAGLKAGSFAIWKGPIIDNTGKEQIAKDAVADDKFLGGLNFYVKGVEGKIPGSK from the coding sequence ATGACAGATTTGCAAAAACGCGCATTACTGAAAATTGCAGCCTTAACGGCCGTGGCAAGCGCTGCCCTGGTTGGCTGCGGCAAGAAGGAAGAACCGGTTGCGGCACCTGTCACGGCTCCCGTCGCTGCCGCTCCTGCAACCAATACTGAACCTCTGAAAATCGCCTTCGCCTATGTTGGTCCGGTCGGCGATGGTGGCTGGAGTTTTGCGCACGATAACGGACGCAAAGCGCTAGAAAAAGAGTTCGGCAATAAGATCACAACCTCATTTGTTGAAAGCGTACCCGAGTCTGCCGATGCCGAACGCGTCATCCGCGACATGGTAGGCCAAGGCAACAAGCTGATCTTCGGCACCACCTTTGGTTACATGGAACCCATGCTGAAAGTCGCTGCCGACAGCAAGGACGTGAACTTCCAGCACGCCACCGGCTACAAGACTGCCGCCAACATGAGCACCTACGACAGTCGCACCTACGAAGGCGCGTACATGGCCGGCGTGATTGCCGGCAAGATGAGCAAAACCGGTACTCTGGGTGTGGTGGCATCGGTACCAATTCCTGAAGTGATCCGCAACATCAATAGCTTCACACTGGGCGCACAAAGCTCCAACCCAAAAATCAAGACCAAGGTAGTCTGGGTCAACGAGTGGTTCAATCCACCTAAAGAAACTGAAGCAGCCACCAGCCTGATCAATGGCGGCGCTGACGTGCTGTTCCAGAATACCGATTCACCTGCCGTGCTCAAGACCGCACAGGACAAGGGCGCGCGCGCCTTTGGCTGGGACTCCGACATGACCGCCTACGGCCCTAAGGCCCATCTGGCATCGGCCATCATCAACTGGGGACCTTACTACATCAAGGCGACCAAGGACGCGCTGGAAGGCAAGACCGCCTCTACACAAAGCTGGTGGGGCGTGAAAGAAGGCGCGATTGATATCGTCTCTATCGCCGAAGATGTACCTGCCGAAACCAAAGCCAAAGTAGAAGAAATCAAGGCTGGCTTAAAGGCAGGTAGCTTCGCCATATGGAAAGGTCCTATCATCGACAACACCGGCAAGGAGCAGATTGCCAAAGACGCGGTGGCCGATGACAAGTTCCTGGGTGGTCTGAATTTCTACGTCAAGGGCGTGGAAGGCAAGATTCCCGGTTCCAAATAA
- a CDS encoding PAS domain-containing protein → MNSDPHIESNTSQEQDEWLIDDDGLLPALVSESAPELAPWRILIVDDDVDVHVVTKFSLRNVTYKGRPLMFLHAYSGKEGLNTLRTTPDIALVLLDVVMETDSAGLILARQIRGELDNQVVRVVLRTGQSGQAMEQSVIVDYDINDYRTKSDLTTQKLFTTVISSLRAYDSLLCAANSQQALKNAQSKIRELRLALDQHSLLTVTAKDGRITYVNDRFCNWSQYVADELLGQEHGMLLPSDQRKMFTQEVWISVKQGLSWQGQLPVCTKAGTPHKMAVSIIPSFDASGTPCSYLAIYSGLTTNHE, encoded by the coding sequence ATGAATTCTGATCCACATATAGAATCAAACACCAGTCAAGAGCAGGATGAGTGGTTGATCGATGATGATGGCCTGTTGCCCGCTTTAGTGTCAGAGTCAGCGCCGGAACTGGCACCGTGGCGCATCCTGATTGTCGATGATGATGTGGATGTCCATGTCGTTACCAAATTTTCCTTACGCAACGTCACCTACAAAGGGCGGCCGCTGATGTTTTTGCACGCGTATAGCGGCAAGGAAGGCTTGAATACCTTACGCACTACGCCCGATATTGCGCTGGTCTTGCTGGACGTGGTGATGGAGACCGATAGCGCTGGCTTGATCCTGGCGCGCCAGATCCGCGGCGAGTTGGATAACCAGGTGGTGCGGGTAGTATTGCGCACCGGGCAGTCGGGACAGGCGATGGAGCAAAGCGTGATTGTCGATTACGACATCAATGACTATCGTACCAAGAGTGACCTGACCACGCAAAAACTATTTACCACGGTGATTTCCTCGCTACGCGCCTACGATAGTTTGCTCTGCGCAGCCAACAGTCAGCAAGCCCTGAAAAATGCCCAGTCCAAGATCAGGGAGTTGCGCTTGGCACTCGATCAGCATAGCTTGCTCACGGTCACCGCCAAGGATGGCCGTATTACTTATGTTAACGATAGATTCTGCAACTGGTCTCAGTATGTTGCCGATGAATTGCTGGGGCAGGAGCATGGCATGTTACTGCCGTCTGATCAGCGTAAGATGTTTACGCAGGAAGTATGGATCAGCGTGAAACAGGGCTTGAGCTGGCAAGGTCAATTACCGGTCTGTACCAAGGCCGGTACCCCGCACAAGATGGCGGTAAGCATCATCCCAAGCTTTGATGCGAGCGGCACTCCCTGTAGTTATCTGGCGATTTATTCCGGGCTCACTACCAATCACGAATAA